TATCGTTGCCCGCATGGTACTTAACGTGGCCTGGCTGGCACTCGATAAACATGCGGTCGACCACGTTGCGGGTCTTCTCGGGAAACATCTCCAGATCCACGCCGAAGCGCACCAGAGACGCCAGATTCATGCACTCCGAAGAGGTGAGCAGGTGGCTGTTCTGCAGGATGCCGTAGGCTCGGCCGATCTTGTCGAAAAGCTTGTTCGGGTCCTTCTCCAAAATCTTCTCCCGAGCGTTCATCTCCTGATCGATGATGGTGCGCAGCACCGCAGACAGACGCTTGATGATCTCTTCCTCTGACTCGCCCAAGGTGGTTTGGTTCGAAATTTGGAAAATGCTGCCGCTGGCGTCGGACCCCTCGCCAAACAGGCCCCGCACCGCGATGCCCAGCTGGTTGACCGCTCGCACCACCTTCTCCATCTGGCTGGATATGACCAGAGCGGGCAGGTGCATCATGGCCGAAGCCCGCATGCCTGTGCCCAGATTCGTGGGACAGGCCGTCAGGTAGCCGACCTTCTCGGAGAAAGCGAAATCGAGCTGATCCTCCAAGGCGGTGTCCAGACCGTCGATCACCCCCCAAGCCTGCTTGAAGCGGTAGCCGGACTTGATGACCTGGATCCTCAAGTGGTCCTCCTCGTTGATCATCACCGAAATCGACTGGTCCTTGCTGATGACCACCCCCGCTTCCTCGGCGTGACTGGATAGCTCGCGGCTGATCAAATGCCGTTCCACCAGGATCTCCCGCTCCAGATCGGAAAGCGAATGGATCTCCGCGCTGATGCCGCGCTTCATCTGCGGCAGCGACGCCACCGCGGGCAAACATGTCTCGAGCACCTCGCGCTTGCGCGACTCTTTGGCCCACCCCGGAAACGGCACGTCCGCCAGGTTTCTCGCCAGGCGGATGCGGGTCATCAGCACCACCGGGCACTTTTTCGCGCTGGCTTCGATGACCTCTGACTTGCCGCCAAATATACTCTTAATCAGCATAAAGCTACGCCTCCTTGGCCGACTCGGCCATGGCTTTCTTCAATTCGATGATCTCGTCACGCACGCGAGCCGCGTCCTCGTAGCGCTCGCTGTGGATCGCGTCGTTGAGATTGGACTCCAACGCGCTGAGCCGCTCGATGAAGCTCTTTCGCTCCAACGCTCGCTGAGGCACCTTTCCGCGGTGCCTGTCGCCCCGATGCATGTTCACCAAAGCCGGCGTCACCAAGGCGTCGAAGGTGTCGTAGCAAACCGAGCAGCCCACCCGTCCCGTCTTCTTGAAATCGCGCTGCGAGCATCCGCACTCCGGGCAGACCATGGCATCGACTTCCACTCCAGCGGTCGCGTCCGGCTTGACCAGCAGGTCCGCCAGGGAGTAGCCGCTCGGATCAGTGATGCCCTTCTGCTCGGCGCACGCTTCGCAAAGGTCGATCTTGTGAATCTGATTGTTGATAATCTGCGTCAAGTGCACGGTTGCCGGCTTGTCGCAGACATCGCATTTCAGTGGCTTCGCCATTATCGAATAGTTAGGGTTGGTTAAGGTTAACGAGGCAGAACGCTTCGCCTAAGTGAAGGACTCAAGCAATGCATTCGCCATGCCATTGTTTGGCCGAGCGAGCGCCCGGTGTCCACTATAATGAACACCCCTTTGCTCAGGTCTCAAAAGCCCGACGCTGATTTTCACACTATTTTACGATATTGTCCGGCAGAAAGCTGCAGCGACTCCAAACCCGAGATCTCCCAACGAAAGATGGAGCGTGACCTCCGGGGCGCTCTTTGCGCAAGGACCTTGGCTAAGCGCCTGGAGAGAACGCCTCGGGGACGAGTCATTCCACCTAAACGCGCCCACCTTCGCCCTACAGCATGGTGCCGTGACTGATCACTTCGTCGTGAAACGCCGCGTGCAGCTGCTTGGTCACCTTGCCCGGGGCGCCGTCTCCAATAACCCGCGAATCCAGCTTCACCACCGGGATCAACTCCGCCGCGGTGCCGGTGAGGAAACACTCGTCCGCGTTCCAAATCTCGTAGCGGGTCAGATTGCACTCCCGCACCTCGAGACCTTGCTCCCGAGCGATGTCGATCACCGCCTGGCGCGTGATGCCCCGTAAGGCCCCATTCGCCGCGTCGGGCGTGTACATCTTGCCCTTGTGAACGATGAAAAGATTGTCCCCCGTGCACTCCGCAACGTAGCCCTGATCGTTCAGCATGATCGCCTCCAAGGCGCCGGCCTGAGCCGCTTCGATCTTCGCCATGATGTTGTTCAGGTAGTTCAGAGACTTCACGCCCGGATTGAGAGCCGCGGGATTGGTGCGACGCGTCGGCACCGTCACGATGGAAAGGCCCTCGGAGTAGCACTCCTCCGGATAGAGGGCGATCTTGTCGGCGATGATGATCAGAGACGGCTTGGGACAGGAGTTCGGCGACAAGCCCAAGCTCCCCGGTCCACGCGTCACCAGCAGGCGAATGTAGCCGTCGCTCAGGTTGTTCACCCGACAGGACTCGCACACCAGCTCGGACAGCTCCTCGCGGCTCCATGGCATGTCCAGCAGAATAGCCTTGGCGGAGTACTCCAAACGCTCCAGATGCTCGTCCAGACGGTACACGCAGTTCCTGTACAGGCGAATCCCTTCGAATATCCCATCGCCATAAAGCAGGCCATGATCGAAAACCGAAATCTTGGCGTCCTCCTTGTCCACAAACTGCCCGTCCAGATAAATCTTCATATGCGCCGTATAAGTGCGGGGGGCCCTGCGCCTTGCAAATCAAAATTGCGCCAGCGACGCAAAAGCCAAGCTGCCCGTCGGCCACCCGCAACCTTCGGGTAGCGCCCTAGAGTCGTCGCGCCGCCCCTACGGAAATATAAGGGAAAAGACGAGATCCGCCTCCTCCGAACTCTGCTGATGTCCTACGACACGGCTTTGTCACTTGAAGCGGAGCGAATTTGGCAGTTACGTATGAGTTCTTAGTAATCATATTCTTACTAAGGCAACCGAACTCGTAATTCCTTTCACAATGACCACGCTCTCCCACAACAAACGCGGTTTCACTTTGATCGAACTGCTCACCGTGATCGCCATCGTGGCGATCCTCTCCGCGATTCTCGTTCCGACTGTGGGACAGTTCCGTACCCTGGCCAAGAAGACCAGCGATGTGAACGACCTGCGCCGCATCGTGCAAGCCTCACAAATGTTCGCCGCTCAGAACGGGGAGAAGTTTGTCGGACCGCAACAGACACTGGGAGCCGACGGCATTATAGACATCGGATCGGACAACGACATCGTCGATGTCGCTGCGGTGCTTGCGCTCGGTGGCGAGCTGAACGATCCCGGCGTTTGGCAGAGTGAAAACGAAAAGAAGACCCTGCCAGGAGGAGGCCTCTACACATTCATTGCCGACGCGGATGGAGATGGTCTTGGAGCAGGCGAAGGCTACTCAGTGAACACGAATCTCAGCCCAGACGATTTTTCTTTCGATTACGTCACTGGTCTAGCCACCTGGATGCAGTCTACAACTCCGGTCGCATTCAGCCGGATGGCGACTCCAAGTTCTTCGACTTGGGGCGACACCGATGTCTATCAATCCTCTGGCGGCCATATCGCC
The DNA window shown above is from Pelagicoccus sp. SDUM812003 and carries:
- a CDS encoding protein arginine kinase, which gives rise to MLIKSIFGGKSEVIEASAKKCPVVLMTRIRLARNLADVPFPGWAKESRKREVLETCLPAVASLPQMKRGISAEIHSLSDLEREILVERHLISRELSSHAEEAGVVISKDQSISVMINEEDHLRIQVIKSGYRFKQAWGVIDGLDTALEDQLDFAFSEKVGYLTACPTNLGTGMRASAMMHLPALVISSQMEKVVRAVNQLGIAVRGLFGEGSDASGSIFQISNQTTLGESEEEIIKRLSAVLRTIIDQEMNAREKILEKDPNKLFDKIGRAYGILQNSHLLTSSECMNLASLVRFGVDLEMFPEKTRNVVDRMFIECQPGHVKYHAGNDIDSGARDAFRAQYMRRQFEHVERPLFNLHQTTSPDDTPETDPEKETN
- a CDS encoding UvrB/UvrC motif-containing protein, with amino-acid sequence MAKPLKCDVCDKPATVHLTQIINNQIHKIDLCEACAEQKGITDPSGYSLADLLVKPDATAGVEVDAMVCPECGCSQRDFKKTGRVGCSVCYDTFDALVTPALVNMHRGDRHRGKVPQRALERKSFIERLSALESNLNDAIHSERYEDAARVRDEIIELKKAMAESAKEA
- the ilvE gene encoding branched-chain-amino-acid transaminase; the encoded protein is MKIYLDGQFVDKEDAKISVFDHGLLYGDGIFEGIRLYRNCVYRLDEHLERLEYSAKAILLDMPWSREELSELVCESCRVNNLSDGYIRLLVTRGPGSLGLSPNSCPKPSLIIIADKIALYPEECYSEGLSIVTVPTRRTNPAALNPGVKSLNYLNNIMAKIEAAQAGALEAIMLNDQGYVAECTGDNLFIVHKGKMYTPDAANGALRGITRQAVIDIAREQGLEVRECNLTRYEIWNADECFLTGTAAELIPVVKLDSRVIGDGAPGKVTKQLHAAFHDEVISHGTML
- a CDS encoding type II secretion system protein, producing MTTLSHNKRGFTLIELLTVIAIVAILSAILVPTVGQFRTLAKKTSDVNDLRRIVQASQMFAAQNGEKFVGPQQTLGADGIIDIGSDNDIVDVAAVLALGGELNDPGVWQSENEKKTLPGGGLYTFIADADGDGLGAGEGYSVNTNLSPDDFSFDYVTGLATWMQSTTPVAFSRMATPSSSTWGDTDVYQSSGGHIAFLNGSVTWYEDLTDKLITPTGQPADSIQEAISDIATAEIRSSLP